A window of the Enterobacteriaceae bacterium 4M9 genome harbors these coding sequences:
- the recB gene encoding exodeoxyribonuclease V subunit beta has protein sequence MSEADAQSLDPLSLPLTGERLIEASAGTGKTFTIAALYLRLLLGLGGESAFPRSLGVEELLVVTFTEAATEELRGRIRARIHELRIACIRGRTDDPLLKRLLDEIPDLSQAAQVLLLAERQMDNAAIFTIHGFCQRMLSLNAFESGMLFEQRLLEDESQLRQQACADFWRRHCYPLTRPVAQAVSEMWSGPQALLREIYAWLQGEAPLLRQPPDKEETLQQRHDAIVARIDDIKAQWRAAAPELEAMIAASGVDKRSFSSKNLPTWLEKVGEWAALETTTYQLPDALAKFAQSFLIEKTKKGEPPRHPLFDAIDTLLAEPLTLRDLVIARAIVEIRDSVAKEKQRRGELGFDDMLSRLDIALRQPGAEQLAAAIRRRFPVAMIDEFQDTDPQQYRIFRRIWLNQVDTALLLIGDPKQAIYAFRGADIFTYMRARAEVSAHYTLDTNWRSAPGVVASVNALFAHQNNPFLFRQIPFLPVNPAPHNAHMRFTVDGIAQKPVSFWLAAGEGASVSDYQQTMANRCARQIRDWLEAGQRGSALLWRGESARPVQASDITILVRSRGEAAVVREALTTLNIPSVYLSNRDSVFATQEARELLWLLQAVLAPGQESALRSAMATSILGLDAQALDALNQDEVAWDALVEEFDGYRQRWLRRGVMPMIREMMATRGVAESLLASPGGERRLTDVLHLSELLQEAAASLDSEHALVRWLAQNIAEPDSNASSQQLRLESDRHLVQVVTIHKSKGLEYSLVCLPFIASFRAQKQALYHDRSTFETLLDLSNDAESLGLAEEERLAEDLRLLYVALTRAIWHVSVGIAPLFRGSRTKKGETDLHLSAIGWLLQRGEALEAARLHETLVHFCGDDMLLEVVESDDDHRPWAPTLAPTRSLAARVMAQPLRDDWRVTSYSGLQRHGGGTAQDLLPRLDIDAAGAGESLSEPSLTPHTFPRGASPGTFLHSLFEQLEFTQPVDAHWMTEQLQLGGFDEAWQPTLSAWLNQILATPLNDSGVSLGKLSAKDRQVEMAFYLPIDAMLSPQAVDALTHRYDPLSAQCPPLDFHRLRGMLKGFIDLVFRWQGRYYLLDYKSNWLGEGSEAYTPAAMEKAMCQHRYDLQYQLYSLALHRYLRHRITDYDYEHHFGGVIYLFLRGVEGNGSGQGIFSTRPDPALIAGLDTLFAGEGEPTV, from the coding sequence ATGAGCGAGGCCGACGCCCAGTCGCTTGACCCGCTCAGTCTACCGCTTACGGGCGAGCGGCTAATTGAGGCATCTGCGGGCACAGGTAAAACCTTCACCATTGCTGCGCTTTACCTGCGTCTGCTGCTGGGGCTGGGAGGGGAGAGTGCCTTCCCGCGCTCCCTCGGCGTAGAAGAACTGCTGGTAGTGACCTTTACCGAAGCGGCGACCGAAGAGCTGCGCGGGCGCATCCGTGCACGAATTCACGAACTGCGTATCGCCTGCATTCGCGGGCGTACCGACGACCCGCTGTTAAAACGCCTGCTCGACGAGATCCCTGATTTGTCCCAGGCGGCACAGGTCCTTCTGCTGGCAGAGCGCCAGATGGACAACGCGGCCATATTTACCATTCACGGCTTCTGCCAGCGTATGCTTAGTCTGAATGCGTTTGAGTCCGGGATGCTGTTTGAGCAACGGCTGCTGGAAGATGAAAGCCAGTTGCGCCAGCAGGCGTGTGCAGATTTCTGGCGTCGCCATTGTTACCCACTCACACGCCCGGTCGCGCAGGCGGTGAGCGAAATGTGGTCCGGGCCGCAAGCGCTACTGCGTGAAATCTACGCCTGGTTGCAGGGGGAAGCGCCGCTGTTGCGCCAGCCACCGGATAAGGAAGAGACGCTGCAGCAACGTCATGACGCGATTGTCGCACGCATTGACGATATCAAAGCCCAGTGGCGCGCGGCTGCTCCAGAACTGGAGGCGATGATAGCGGCTTCCGGCGTTGATAAGCGCAGCTTCAGCAGCAAGAATCTGCCCACCTGGCTTGAGAAAGTGGGCGAATGGGCCGCGCTTGAGACCACCACTTACCAGCTGCCCGATGCGCTGGCGAAGTTCGCGCAATCCTTCCTTATCGAAAAAACCAAAAAGGGTGAACCGCCGCGCCACCCGCTGTTTGACGCTATCGACACGCTGTTGGCCGAGCCGCTTACGTTGCGCGATTTGGTCATCGCACGCGCGATTGTTGAGATTCGTGACAGCGTAGCGAAAGAGAAGCAGCGGCGCGGCGAGCTTGGTTTTGACGATATGCTGAGCCGCCTGGATATTGCGTTGCGCCAGCCCGGTGCCGAGCAGCTTGCAGCCGCCATTCGCCGACGTTTCCCGGTAGCAATGATTGACGAATTCCAGGATACCGACCCCCAGCAGTACCGCATCTTTCGCCGTATCTGGCTCAACCAGGTTGATACGGCGCTGCTGCTGATTGGGGATCCTAAGCAGGCGATTTACGCCTTTCGCGGTGCTGATATCTTCACCTACATGCGCGCACGCGCAGAGGTAAGCGCCCACTACACACTTGATACCAACTGGCGCTCGGCACCTGGCGTAGTCGCGAGCGTTAATGCGCTGTTTGCTCACCAGAACAACCCGTTTTTGTTTCGTCAGATCCCTTTTTTGCCGGTAAATCCGGCGCCACACAACGCTCACATGCGCTTTACCGTAGACGGTATTGCACAGAAGCCAGTTTCATTCTGGCTGGCGGCAGGCGAAGGGGCGAGCGTAAGTGATTACCAACAAACCATGGCAAACCGCTGCGCGAGGCAGATAAGAGACTGGCTGGAGGCCGGGCAGCGTGGTTCGGCGCTGCTGTGGCGCGGTGAGTCAGCGCGCCCGGTACAGGCGAGTGATATCACCATTCTGGTGCGCAGCCGTGGTGAGGCAGCCGTGGTGCGTGAAGCGCTGACGACACTGAATATCCCCTCTGTGTATCTCTCTAACCGTGACAGCGTGTTTGCCACCCAGGAAGCGCGCGAGCTTTTATGGTTGTTGCAGGCGGTGCTGGCTCCCGGCCAGGAAAGCGCGCTGCGCAGCGCGATGGCAACCAGCATTCTTGGCCTGGATGCGCAGGCATTAGATGCGCTTAACCAGGATGAAGTGGCCTGGGACGCGCTGGTTGAAGAGTTTGACGGTTACCGCCAGCGTTGGTTACGGCGCGGAGTGATGCCCATGATCCGCGAGATGATGGCAACGCGCGGCGTAGCTGAAAGCTTGCTCGCCTCCCCAGGCGGTGAGCGTCGCCTGACGGATGTGCTGCACCTGAGTGAGTTATTACAGGAGGCAGCAGCAAGCCTCGACAGCGAGCATGCGCTGGTGCGCTGGCTGGCGCAAAACATCGCCGAGCCGGACAGTAACGCCTCTTCTCAGCAGTTGCGCCTGGAAAGCGACAGGCACCTGGTGCAGGTGGTGACCATCCATAAATCGAAAGGGCTGGAGTACTCGCTGGTTTGTCTGCCCTTCATCGCCAGCTTCCGGGCGCAAAAGCAGGCGCTTTATCATGACCGAAGCACTTTTGAAACGCTGCTCGATCTCAGTAACGATGCCGAAAGCCTTGGACTTGCCGAAGAAGAACGTCTGGCAGAAGACCTGCGTTTGCTTTACGTGGCACTGACTCGTGCTATCTGGCACGTGAGTGTCGGCATTGCGCCGCTGTTTCGCGGCAGTCGGACAAAGAAAGGTGAAACGGATTTGCATCTGAGCGCCATTGGCTGGCTGCTCCAGCGCGGTGAAGCGCTGGAGGCTGCCCGACTGCACGAGACGCTGGTGCATTTTTGCGGTGACGATATGCTGCTGGAGGTGGTCGAGTCAGACGATGACCATCGCCCCTGGGCGCCAACACTTGCCCCGACACGCTCCCTGGCCGCACGCGTCATGGCACAACCGCTGCGCGATGACTGGCGAGTGACCAGCTACTCTGGTTTACAGCGCCACGGCGGCGGTACGGCGCAGGACTTGCTGCCCCGGCTGGATATTGACGCAGCGGGGGCAGGCGAAAGCTTAAGTGAACCCTCGCTTACGCCGCATACCTTCCCACGCGGCGCTTCGCCGGGAACGTTTTTGCACAGCTTATTTGAGCAACTGGAGTTTACGCAGCCGGTTGATGCGCACTGGATGACCGAGCAGCTTCAGCTGGGTGGTTTTGATGAGGCCTGGCAGCCGACGCTGAGTGCCTGGTTAAACCAGATTCTGGCAACACCGCTTAACGACAGCGGTGTGTCGCTTGGCAAGCTCAGTGCCAAAGACCGACAGGTAGAGATGGCGTTTTACCTGCCGATAGACGCCATGCTGTCACCGCAGGCTGTGGACGCGCTTACCCACCGCTACGACCCGTTGTCGGCACAGTGCCCGCCGCTGGATTTTCATCGCCTGCGCGGCATGCTTAAAGGCTTTATCGACCTGGTGTTCCGCTGGCAGGGGCGCTACTACCTGCTGGATTATAAATCCAACTGGCTGGGCGAAGGCAGCGAGGCCTACACGCCAGCGGCGATGGAAAAAGCCATGTGTCAGCATCGTTATGACCTGCAATACCAGCTTTACAGCCTGGCGCTGCACCGTTATTTGCGCCATCGCATTACGGATTACGACTACGAGCACCATTTTGGCGGTGTCATCTACCTGTTTTTACGCGGCGTTGAAGGCAACGGCTCCGGGCAGGGGATCTTCAGTACGCGCCCCGACCCGGCGTTGATTGCCGGGCTGGATACGCTGTTTGCAGGCGAAGGGGAGCCGACCGTATGA
- the recD gene encoding exodeoxyribonuclease V subunit alpha yields the protein MTMTALLEQAVAHKLLRPLDVRFALTLVSEEVPAAVLAAALLSRDAGEGHVCLPLARLVPACCFPARHEALAHALFAAAGAPQCWRDVLLSSSAISEGEGATPIKLVGERLYLNRMWCNEQTVAAFFRDENRAIEHDEAQLRTVLDGLFAPVEGVDWQKVAAAVALTRRIAVISGGPGTGKTTTVAKLLAALVQLEEENQPRIRLAAPTGKAAARLTESLGGALARLPLTDGQKALLPEDACTLHRLLGVQPGSQRLRYHADNPLHLDVLVVDEASMVDLPMMARLVAALPTRARIIFLGDRDQLASVEAGAVLGDICQFVSQGYSRERAAELSRLTGCDVEAGEEGGAQQLRDGLCLLRKSYRFGSDSGIGQLAAAVNRSDTRQALALCRASFDDIASHSMSDQADYAAMIEGAQQGYARYLELVRQPDGEPLQVLRAFGDYQLLCALREGPFGVSGLNERLEQALMQRRLISRPDSLSRWYHGRPVMITRNDSALGLFNGDIGIALRQRDELRVWFPMPDGTLKSVQPSRLPEHETAWAMTVHKSQGSEFEHAALVLPGEFAPLITRELVYTAITRARKQLSLYAQPRVLELAIATGTERRSGLSALFAGVMDAIE from the coding sequence ATGACAATGACTGCATTACTGGAACAGGCAGTGGCGCACAAGCTGTTGCGCCCGCTTGACGTTCGCTTTGCTCTGACATTGGTGAGCGAAGAGGTTCCCGCCGCCGTGCTTGCCGCTGCGCTACTGAGCCGTGATGCCGGAGAAGGGCACGTGTGCCTGCCGCTGGCGCGCCTGGTGCCAGCGTGTTGTTTTCCGGCTCGCCATGAGGCGCTGGCGCATGCGCTGTTTGCGGCGGCGGGTGCGCCTCAGTGCTGGCGCGATGTGCTGCTGAGCTCGTCGGCCATCAGCGAAGGCGAGGGGGCAACACCGATAAAACTGGTTGGTGAGCGCCTGTATCTCAACCGTATGTGGTGCAACGAGCAGACGGTGGCGGCATTCTTTCGAGATGAGAACCGCGCTATTGAGCATGATGAAGCGCAGTTGCGCACCGTGCTTGACGGTTTGTTTGCGCCCGTTGAGGGTGTTGACTGGCAAAAAGTGGCTGCCGCAGTAGCGTTGACGCGCCGTATCGCCGTGATTTCTGGAGGGCCGGGCACCGGCAAAACTACCACGGTGGCAAAATTGTTAGCCGCCCTGGTGCAGCTTGAGGAAGAAAATCAGCCGCGGATTCGGCTTGCTGCACCAACGGGGAAAGCGGCAGCGCGACTAACGGAATCGTTGGGAGGAGCGCTGGCGCGCCTGCCGCTGACGGACGGGCAAAAAGCGCTGCTGCCGGAAGATGCCTGTACGCTACATCGTCTGCTGGGTGTGCAGCCGGGTAGCCAGCGCCTGCGTTATCACGCTGACAACCCGCTGCATCTTGATGTGTTGGTGGTCGATGAAGCATCCATGGTAGACCTGCCGATGATGGCGCGCCTGGTAGCGGCATTACCGACGCGCGCGCGGATTATTTTTCTTGGCGACCGCGATCAGCTGGCCTCTGTGGAGGCGGGCGCGGTGCTGGGTGACATCTGTCAGTTTGTGAGCCAGGGCTACAGCCGCGAACGCGCAGCCGAGCTATCGCGCCTGACCGGTTGTGACGTTGAGGCGGGCGAAGAGGGCGGCGCACAACAGCTTCGCGATGGTCTGTGCCTGCTGCGTAAAAGCTACCGTTTTGGCAGCGATTCCGGCATCGGGCAACTGGCGGCGGCCGTCAACCGCAGCGATACGCGCCAGGCACTGGCGTTATGTCGTGCGTCGTTTGATGATATTGCCAGTCATTCAATGAGTGACCAGGCAGATTACGCTGCAATGATTGAGGGCGCGCAGCAGGGCTATGCGCGTTATCTTGAACTGGTACGCCAGCCTGATGGCGAGCCTTTGCAGGTACTGCGTGCATTTGGTGACTATCAATTGCTGTGCGCACTGCGCGAAGGGCCGTTTGGCGTGAGCGGGCTTAACGAGCGACTTGAGCAGGCGCTGATGCAGCGCCGCCTGATCTCGCGCCCTGACAGCCTGTCGCGCTGGTATCACGGGCGACCGGTCATGATCACGCGCAACGACAGCGCGCTGGGCCTGTTTAACGGCGATATCGGTATTGCGCTGCGCCAGCGTGATGAACTGCGGGTGTGGTTCCCAATGCCTGACGGGACGCTTAAGTCCGTGCAGCCGAGCCGCCTGCCGGAGCATGAAACAGCGTGGGCGATGACCGTGCATAAATCTCAGGGCTCGGAGTTCGAGCACGCGGCGCTGGTGTTGCCCGGTGAGTTTGCCCCGCTGATTACCCGTGAGTTGGTGTATACCGCGATTACCCGTGCGCGTAAGCAGCTTTCGCTTTACGCGCAACCGCGCGTGCTGGAACTGGCGATTGCCACCGGTACAGAGCGCCGCAGCGGGCTATCAGCGCTTTTTGCGGGTGTGATGGACGCTATTGAGTAG
- the argA gene encoding amino-acid N-acetyltransferase has translation MVKERKTELVEGFRHSVPYINAHRGKTFVIMLGGEAIEDENFSSIVNDIGLLHSLGIRLVVVYGARPQIDANLAEHHCEPIYHKHTRVTDARALELVKQAAGMLQLEITARLSMSLSNTPLQGAHINVVSGNFIISQPLGVDDGVDYCHSGRIRRIDEEAINRQLDSGAIVLLGPVAVSVTGESFNLTSEEIATQLAAKLRAEKMIGFCSSQGVINAEGNIVSELFPNDAQQRVEELEAEGDYHSGTVRFLRGAVKACRSGVRRCHLISYREDGALLQELFSRDGIGTQIVMESAEQIRRATINDIGGILELIRPLEQQGILVRRSREQLEMEIDKFTIIERDNLTIACAALYPFAEEKIGEMACVAVHPDYRSSSRGEELLNRIAAQAKQMGLTRLFVLTTRSIHWFQERGFMPVDVELLPESKKQMYNYQRRSKVLMADLS, from the coding sequence GTGGTTAAGGAGCGCAAAACAGAGCTGGTCGAAGGATTTCGTCACTCCGTCCCCTACATCAACGCCCACCGGGGCAAAACGTTTGTCATTATGTTAGGCGGCGAAGCGATAGAAGATGAAAACTTCTCAAGTATTGTCAATGACATAGGACTTTTACACAGTCTGGGCATTCGCCTTGTTGTTGTGTATGGCGCACGTCCACAGATTGACGCTAACCTCGCTGAGCACCACTGTGAACCCATTTATCACAAGCACACCCGCGTCACCGATGCCAGAGCGCTGGAACTGGTTAAGCAGGCCGCCGGTATGCTACAGCTGGAAATTACCGCTCGCCTGTCAATGAGCCTTAGCAATACCCCACTTCAGGGTGCGCACATTAACGTAGTAAGCGGTAACTTTATTATTTCCCAGCCGCTGGGCGTGGACGATGGCGTGGACTATTGCCACAGCGGGCGCATCCGCCGTATCGACGAAGAGGCGATTAACCGCCAGCTCGACAGCGGCGCTATTGTGCTGCTGGGGCCGGTCGCGGTGTCGGTCACCGGTGAAAGCTTCAACCTCACCTCAGAAGAAATCGCCACCCAGCTTGCCGCAAAACTGCGTGCTGAAAAGATGATTGGCTTTTGCTCCTCACAGGGCGTTATCAACGCCGAAGGCAATATCGTTTCCGAGTTGTTCCCAAATGATGCCCAGCAGCGTGTGGAAGAGCTTGAAGCCGAGGGTGATTACCATTCGGGTACGGTGCGCTTTTTACGCGGTGCAGTGAAAGCCTGTCGCAGCGGCGTGCGTCGCTGCCACCTTATCAGCTACCGCGAAGACGGCGCACTGCTCCAGGAACTGTTCTCGCGCGACGGCATCGGTACCCAGATTGTGATGGAAAGCGCCGAGCAGATTCGCCGCGCAACAATCAACGATATTGGCGGCATTCTGGAGTTGATTCGCCCGCTGGAGCAGCAGGGCATTCTGGTGCGCCGCTCACGCGAGCAGCTGGAAATGGAAATTGATAAGTTCACCATTATCGAGCGCGATAACCTGACTATCGCCTGCGCCGCGCTGTATCCTTTTGCCGAGGAGAAGATTGGTGAAATGGCCTGCGTGGCGGTGCATCCGGACTACCGCAGTTCGTCGCGCGGTGAAGAACTGCTTAACCGCATCGCTGCACAGGCAAAGCAGATGGGGCTGACGCGCCTGTTTGTGCTCACCACGCGCAGCATTCACTGGTTCCAGGAGCGCGGATTTATGCCGGTGGATGTCGAGTTACTGCCGGAAAGTAAAAAACAGATGTACAACTACCAGCGCCGCTCGAAGGTGCTGATGGCAGATTTGAGCTAA